The Eriocheir sinensis breed Jianghai 21 chromosome 21, ASM2467909v1, whole genome shotgun sequence genome includes the window CTGCTAGCGGGAGGGGGTTAGCGCGTGATAGGGAGCGTCAGGTTTGGGCAAACTTAACCAAAGTTGTTTAAAAAAAAGTCATATATCTTTGTATTCACTGATCTTAGCGTTTCCGGTAGCCCTGCTCATGGAATGGTGGGGCTACACAATAAACACAGCAGCAGCTTGCGTCTCCACTTACATATATTGCGAGGGAGATTCCCGCCTGGGAGCCGCTGCACTCCATGGTGACGTTTGGCTCGCAGCCCATCATCTGGTGCACCTGCTTGGCCTGGCTCTGCGGGGTTCCCGAGCGCACCAGCAGCGTGTTGTCGGCGCCCGTCTTCTTGGCCAGTTCCAGACGGTTCTCCTTGATGTCTGGGGGCAGAGGTCACATTATATCTGGGGATAGAGGTCATGTTATGTCTAGGGAGCAGAGTTCATGCGGTGTTCGGGGGTCCGAGGTCATGTGGTGTCTCTGGGGCAGAGGTCATGCGGATTATGGcttacctatcatcctcagtcactccatttactttcctaaaatcgatgacaggcctgaaacttccgtcccttttagggactagaaacaagggcaagttccacggagatcgggaatgctgaataacaccctggtccaacatatctttaacctatTCATCTAtaacctgcctttgactgtgtgggagtctgtatgcaggaatgtacaccggtttggtgtcgggtttaaccctaatgttgtgttctgtcgtaGCAGTCGTACCGAAAGGTTCACcaggcagggcaatgacatcacgatactgatgtaaaagcttcagaagcgggcccttaagctcgggataatcgaccactttgactaaagaatcgacagatgaggcctgacaagatgtgtcgccggcggcgggttgacccactgcgccgacacaaggccgctttaactctaaatggtctggggacacctgtccgtcgaacgctaaagcgcgacccaaaatgactccattttttagtttaactggaccgccagtggcattaaccactaaagctacggtcctacttccctcgcgtaccgtgttaagggtggactccaTCGCTAGCGTGctgacacgactaggcccttctaggcagatttcacaacctacggtggcgttagggactgacacggggacgtgcattgcggttcgttgagggatttcgtgattccccacGACTATCGCGTTGACATTTTTCCATTCCCTGCAAAcgtcaggtggtgttggtggttgatcATGAAGTGAGttggtgcccgcgccatgcaccggcaccgtggatagagtcggcacggtatgcactaccgactcaggagaaacactttcccgacccttgctgggtatttcctttttttcccaaggagaagcgaggcgcacaggttgatccatggccttgaaacatctcccttgaaaccttactgtattactatctggaagtatcaccatgcggttagacctcagtgacgacaacccaagaaaaCCGTCAGACGGCagagaaaagtttgacgtcacgtaaaaatccaaacgcatgacgggtgtttcgtcccaaactcactggcaaactcaccaacccaaaGATGTTAAGcctgtatgtcgtatcgccatggcgatacgacatacattcacacattcacatgtatgttataatatacacattacatcgggCAGTGGTCATGTGGTGTCTGGGGGGCAGAGGTCATGTGGTGTCTGGGGGGCAGAGGTCATGTGGTGTCTGGGAGGCAGAGGTCATGTCGTGTCTGGGGAGCTGCGGTCATGTGGTGTCCGGTGGGGAGAGGTCATATGGTGTTTTGGGGGCCCGAGGCCATATGGTGTCTGGGGAGCAGAGGTCATGTGGTGTCTGGGGGGCAGCCGCAGTGGTCATGTGGTGTCTGGGGGCGGAGGTCATGTGGTGTCCAGGGGCAGAGGTCATGTGGTGTCTGGGGGCAGAGATCATGTGGTGTCTGGGGGCAGAGGTCATGTGGTGTCTGGGGGCAGAGGTTATGTGGTGTTTGGGGGCAGTGGTCATGTGGTGTCTGGGGGCAGAGGTCATGTGGTGTCTGGGGGCAGAGGTCATGTGGTGTCTGGGGGCAGAGGTCATGTGGTGTCTGGGGGCAGAGGTCATGTGGTGTCTGGGGGCAGAGGTCTTGTGGTGTCTGGGGGCAGAGATCATGTGGTGTCTGGGGGGCAGAGGTCATGTGGTGTCTGGGGGGCAGAGGTCATGTGGTGTCTGGGGGGCAGAGGCCATGTCGTGTCTGAGGGCAGTGGTCATGTGGCGTCGGAGGGGCAGAGGTCATGTGGTGTCTGAGGGGCAGAGGTCATGTGGTGTCTGAGGGGCAGAGGTCATGTGGTGTCTGGGTGGCAGCGGTCATGTGGTGTCAGGGGCAGAGGTCATGTGGTGTCTGGGGGCGGAGGTCATGTGTTGTCTGGGGGCAGAGGTCATGTGGTGTCTGGGGGCAGAGGTCATGTGGTGTCTGGGGGCAGAGGTCATGTGATGTCAGGGGCAGAGGTCATGTGGTGTCTGGGGGCAGAGGTCATGTGGTGTCTGGGGAGCAGAGGTCATTTGGTGTCTGGGGAGCAGAGGTCATGTGGTGTCTAGGAGGCAGAGGTCATGTGGTGTCTGGGGGGCAGAGGCCATGTTGTGTCTGGGTGGCAGCGGTCACGTGGTGTTTGGGGCAGAGGTCATGTGGTGTCTGGGGGCAGAGGTCATGTGGTGTCTGGGGGCAGAGGTCATGTGATGTCAGGGTGCAGAGGTCATGTGGTGTCTGGGGTGCAGAGGTCATGTGGTGTCTGGGGGCCAGAGGTCATGGGGTGTCTGGGGGCAGAGGTCATGTGGTGTCTAGGGGGCAGAGGTCATGTGGTGTCTGGGAAACAGAGGTCATGTGGTGTCTGGGGGGCAGAGGTCATGTGGTGTCTGGGGGGCAGAGGTCATGTGGTGTCTGGGAAACAGAGGTCATGTGGTGTCTGGGGGGCAGAGGTCATGTGATGTCTAGGGGGCAGAGGTCATGTGGTGTCTGGGGGCAGAGGTCATGTGGTGTCTGGGGGCAGAGGTCATGTTGTGTCTGGGAAACAGAGGTCATGTGGTGTCTAGGGGGCAGAGGTCATGTGGTGTCTGGGGGCAGAGGTCATGTTGTGTCTGGGAAACAGAGGTCATGTGGTGTCTGGGGGGCAGAGGTCATGTGATGTCAGGAGGCATAGGTCATGAGGGGAGGCGGAATATAAATCTTTTCCCCGCTGATTCCAGTTTTGGAACACATTTTACCGGAGGAGAACCGAGCAGGTCTTACCTGTGACCAGGATGTTTGTGGCGCCCAGAGCCTTGGCGACGATGAGGCAGAGTAGGCCTATGGGCCCCGCACCCGTAATCAGCATGCTGTGCCCCGCCCACACACCGGCGCGACGGCAGGCATGCACGGCCACGGCAAGCGGCTCCACAACGGCGCCCTCCTCGTCACTGACGGAGTCCGGCAGCCTGTGGGGCGGCGCACACGCGAAGTGACTCAGTTTATGCAGGAGTACGTGTGTTCAGAGAAGATAACAATTACCATGTATTTATTACATATATCTTAGAACTATGATTACTTCCTTTATTGTAGTTGAAGGAGATTATGTTTCTGATGCGTTTTTTCGTCTATTTGTTTGATTGCTCTACTATTGGAAAGATTACGCAAACTTATCTTTCCAGTTTTCATGAAACTTTTTACAGTTGTGTAGCATGGCCGGCCACGGCAGATGActttaatattagtaataataataataataataataataataataataataataataataataataataatgatagtgataataataatatcctcctcgtcttcctcctactcctcatcgtcgtcgtcctcTTACTTGAACGTTAGGTGGCCCTTGTAGATGAAGTAGTGAGCCAGGCAACCCTGGGGCATTGGGACAGACCCGTGGAAGCTGGACTTCTCGCACACGTTGTACTTCCCGCTGAGGCACAGGTCACACCCGCGGCAAGAGCTCCCGTTTTCTACGGTCACACGGTCACCTGCGCACgttgagagagggagacaggattTAAAGAGGACTTTTAATCCTGGGAAAGAGGCCTGGTATCAGTCAGAACACCTTTCCGAGAAACAGCATAATgtgactataaaaaaaataatgtgtttcaCAGAACGATAATTATGAATTGTTTAGATGTAGAACCAGCGTAGAGTGTTACAAAGATCAATTCCTTATTCCACGGATCCGTAATACATATTAATCGCCCGAAAACCGCATGGGAAATCAATAGAGAGGCaggtcacaaaaggtaccagagccttcgagctcctgctaaccatgatctttatatttttgcccggaatcgtgccaaatctgttcttcgacttaccataaactctttcataaatagaaaatgtcaaaaccttgctttttctaattcttcccgtgacttctggcacttagccaaaactatctcctccaatttcccttcttcatctttcccttctttccttaaccctgatggtaggaccgccgtctcatctatctctaaggctgaactcttacctcaaactttctgtaagaactccaatCTGGACGAgtctggacatattcctcctactcatccaccctctgactcctttatgcctgttattaagattcttcggaatgatgttttctatgccctctctggcctcacctctcagaaagcttatggacctgatggagttccTCCTATTGTACATAAAAACTGttcctccgtgctgacaccctgcttggtcaaactctttcgcctctgcctatcaacatctacctttccttcctgctggaagtatgcctacatacagcctgtgcataagaagggtgatagatccaatccctcaaatcaccgccctatagctttatttccctgcctatctaaagcttttgaatcaatccttaaccggaagattcaaaagcacctatccactgttgaccttctatctgatcgccaatacGGGTTCCGCAAGGatcgttctactggcgatcttcttgctctcttaactgactcatggccatcctttcttagccgtcagttgagctagacatatcgaaagctttcgatagagtct containing:
- the LOC127001756 gene encoding sorbitol dehydrogenase-like; protein product: MENTFLVLHGVKDLRLETQPIPEPRDDEVLIRTSKVGLCGSDLAIVYTGRHGNHPFTFPIGMGHEASGVVSKCGKDVTHVKPGDRVTVENGSSCRGCDLCLSGKYNVCEKSSFHGSVPMPQGCLAHYFIYKGHLTFKLPDSVSDEEGAVVEPLAVAVHACRRAGVWAGHSMLITGAGPIGLLCLIVAKALGATNILVTDIKENRLELAKKTGADNTLLVRSGTPQSQAKQVHQMMGCEPNVTMECSGSQAGISLAIYATKSRGKVMLVGVSGHEVTVPLVHAGVREVDIMGVYRYLNCYPIAIDLLAKKLVDVNPLITHRFKLEEFQKAFDMFHAGQDGAVKCMISC